From Nonlabens sp. Ci31, the proteins below share one genomic window:
- a CDS encoding YceI family protein: MKTAFTLLLLCMTFLSGIPSPTEDSKISFTFESKDITGTIGDIQSESEIDLSQLENSKIKGSVSVSSLETGNFLRDGHLMWEKYFNRSDYPRIYFESTSITPTKEASYTVLGNLTIKGISKPVSFTAVKKGDRIKITGSIYTSDWDISIEEERTENKVSITMNLKIEEL; the protein is encoded by the coding sequence ATGAAAACAGCCTTCACCTTACTACTCCTCTGCATGACCTTCTTGTCGGGTATTCCTAGCCCAACCGAAGATTCTAAAATAAGCTTCACCTTTGAAAGTAAGGATATCACTGGAACCATAGGAGATATTCAATCAGAATCTGAAATCGATCTCAGCCAACTTGAAAATTCTAAAATAAAAGGGTCTGTAAGTGTGAGTAGCTTAGAAACGGGTAATTTCTTACGAGATGGGCATTTGATGTGGGAAAAATATTTTAACAGAAGTGATTACCCGCGCATTTATTTTGAAAGCACGTCTATTACACCAACAAAAGAGGCCTCCTATACAGTACTGGGCAATCTGACTATAAAAGGAATCTCAAAGCCTGTTAGTTTTACAGCAGTGAAGAAGGGCGATCGTATAAAAATCACCGGCAGTATATATACCAGCGATTGGGATATTAGTATTGAAGAAGAGAGAACCGAAAATAAAGTGAGCATTACCATGAACCTTAAAATTGAGGAGCTTTAG
- a CDS encoding HNH endonuclease domain-containing protein translates to MEQGKTVITKEEIFSRMIALSWYTVNYFRISFGNQDLIQDAVKELSNIENIPVDASKEQILKKLRASSNPQTISILAHFDKNVPHKFLSPWLGSGNKSKVYERSISTSSDAPYSLFKNQIVISNNWKAYFKANIGILKAFCYWNLTLFFQSRNPNVPDIANKIYRSIKRGSLNTHKTKFWNLVIDETGPIECIYTGKALGIGDYVIEHFIPHQFVAHDMMWNLIPADKSFNSYKSDKLPSFDTYFDSFFDLQKVGLELIKTKKPKNKFLEDYLSVFPNLEIDKNKFAEHIRPMLTIAHNNGFQYLS, encoded by the coding sequence GTGGAGCAAGGAAAAACAGTAATTACCAAAGAGGAAATCTTCTCTAGGATGATTGCCCTTTCTTGGTATACCGTTAATTATTTTCGCATTTCTTTTGGGAACCAGGACTTAATTCAAGATGCCGTTAAAGAATTAAGTAACATTGAAAACATCCCAGTTGATGCCTCCAAAGAACAAATACTAAAGAAACTGAGAGCATCTTCTAATCCTCAGACGATTTCAATTTTAGCTCATTTTGATAAAAACGTTCCTCATAAATTCTTAAGCCCTTGGTTAGGCTCTGGTAATAAAAGCAAGGTTTATGAGCGGTCCATCAGTACATCCAGTGATGCTCCGTATTCTTTATTCAAAAACCAAATTGTAATTTCTAACAACTGGAAAGCTTACTTCAAAGCTAACATTGGCATTTTAAAAGCGTTCTGTTATTGGAACCTCACGCTTTTTTTCCAAAGCAGAAATCCAAATGTTCCCGACATAGCAAATAAAATCTACCGATCTATTAAAAGGGGTAGTTTGAACACCCATAAGACTAAATTTTGGAACCTCGTTATTGATGAGACGGGCCCTATAGAATGTATTTATACGGGGAAAGCACTCGGAATAGGGGATTATGTAATCGAGCATTTTATTCCCCATCAATTTGTCGCACACGACATGATGTGGAATCTGATTCCAGCAGACAAAAGCTTTAATTCGTACAAAAGCGATAAACTACCTTCTTTTGACACTTATTTTGATTCTTTTTTTGATCTTCAGAAAGTTGGTTTAGAATTGATTAAAACAAAAAAACCAAAAAATAAATTTTTAGAAGATTACCTATCGGTGTTTCCAAATCTAGAAATAGATAAAAATAAATTTGCAGAGCATATCAGACCTATGCTTACGATAGCTCATAATAATGGGTTTCAGTATTTAAGTTAA